The following coding sequences are from one Microtus pennsylvanicus isolate mMicPen1 chromosome 1, mMicPen1.hap1, whole genome shotgun sequence window:
- the LOC142841669 gene encoding disks large homolog 5-like isoform X2 — MEPKSHPMLLTKKQMKQEVERLTTELQLITSQRNERQDHLTFISEDTMENRPYHKPNPFYEKLKLEHAQVMSELRTLEADYTETSEKFSELTKETVFFQ, encoded by the exons GCTCCTCACCAAGAAGCAGATGAAGCAGGAAGTGGAGAGGCTGACCACGGAACTGCAGCTGATCACGAGCCAAAGAAATGAGCGGCAAGATCACCTGACCTTCATCAGTGAAGATACCATGGAGAATAG GCCCTACCACAAGCCAAATCCTTTCTATGAAAAGCTGAAGTTGGAGCATGCACAGGTCATGTCAGAACTAAGGACCTTGGAAGCTGATTACACTGAGACCTCAGAGAAGTTCAGTGAGctgaccaaggagacagttttctTTCAGTAA